One Cellulomonas sp. Y8 DNA segment encodes these proteins:
- a CDS encoding CdaR family transcriptional regulator, producing MPQPRRTSAAPAPEGAAPAPSPAAPSTPTAATATPPEAPAGDAPRAAAPVDGLSPARTRTRAGRIATAPDASNGETLRRVREGSGVLAAAAMRRLDEDLDWYRALPADDRSWVGLVAQAGITAFVTWFADPSRPPHGVGEIFATAPPELTRSISLQHTLQLVRVVVDVVESHSDRLAAPGGERDLLEAVLRYSREVAFSAAEVYARAAEVRGAWDARLEALVVDALLRGDVDDSLRSRVAALGWSGRGSTLVVVGTTASPLDDVRTSDLRRATRRAADDALVGIQGDRLVVFLGGTGDLREAAASLLPRFGPGPVVLGPTGEDLADAARSARAALAGLAAISAWPQAPRPVLADDLLPERVLVGDASARALLVEQAYVPLLASTGSLLETLTAYLAAGRSLEAAARTLYVHPNTVRYRLRRVAEVTGWDPLDPREAYVLQQALAVGRLDHPGA from the coding sequence ATGCCTCAGCCCCGCCGGACGTCCGCGGCCCCCGCCCCCGAGGGCGCCGCCCCGGCCCCGTCGCCCGCCGCGCCGTCGACCCCGACCGCCGCGACCGCGACACCGCCCGAGGCCCCGGCCGGCGACGCCCCCCGGGCCGCCGCCCCGGTCGACGGCCTGTCCCCCGCCCGCACCCGCACCCGCGCCGGCCGCATCGCCACCGCGCCGGACGCGAGCAACGGCGAGACCCTGCGCCGCGTCCGCGAGGGCAGCGGCGTGCTGGCCGCGGCGGCGATGCGCCGGCTGGACGAGGACCTCGACTGGTACCGCGCCCTGCCCGCCGACGACCGGTCCTGGGTCGGGCTCGTCGCCCAGGCCGGCATCACCGCCTTCGTCACCTGGTTCGCCGACCCGTCCCGCCCGCCGCACGGCGTCGGCGAGATCTTCGCGACCGCCCCGCCCGAGCTGACCCGGTCGATCTCCCTGCAGCACACGCTGCAGCTGGTCCGCGTGGTGGTCGACGTCGTGGAGTCGCACAGCGACCGGCTCGCGGCGCCCGGCGGCGAGCGCGACCTGCTCGAGGCCGTGCTGCGGTACTCCCGCGAGGTGGCGTTCTCGGCCGCCGAGGTCTACGCCCGCGCCGCCGAGGTCCGTGGCGCCTGGGACGCCCGGCTGGAGGCGCTGGTCGTCGACGCCCTGCTGCGGGGCGACGTCGACGACTCGCTGCGGTCCCGGGTCGCGGCGCTCGGCTGGAGCGGCCGCGGCAGCACGCTGGTCGTCGTCGGCACCACCGCCTCCCCGCTCGACGACGTCCGGACATCCGACCTGCGCCGGGCGACCCGCCGCGCCGCGGACGACGCGCTGGTCGGCATCCAGGGCGACCGGCTCGTGGTGTTTCTCGGCGGCACCGGCGACCTGCGTGAGGCCGCGGCGTCCCTGCTCCCGCGGTTCGGTCCCGGCCCCGTGGTCCTCGGCCCGACCGGCGAGGACCTCGCCGACGCCGCCCGGTCCGCCCGCGCCGCGCTCGCCGGGCTGGCCGCGATCTCCGCGTGGCCGCAGGCGCCGCGCCCCGTGCTCGCCGACGACCTGCTGCCCGAGCGGGTGCTCGTCGGCGACGCGAGCGCCCGCGCCCTGCTGGTCGAGCAGGCGTACGTCCCGCTGCTGGCCAGCACCGGCAGCCTGCTGGAGACCCTCACCGCGTACCTGGCGGCGGGCCGGTCCCTGGAGGCCGCGGCCCGCACGCTCTACGTGCACCCGAACACGGTCCGCTACCGCCTGCGCCGCGTCGCCGAGGTCACGGGCTGGGACCCGCTGGACCCCCGCGAGGCCTACGTCCTCCAGCAGGCCCTCGCGGTCGGCCGCCTGGACCACCCCGGCGCCTGA